The Bacteroidia bacterium genomic interval CTGGATTATACCAGCTTCTTGAATTGTTTATTGAGGTGCGAAAATCATGAAGATTATTCTTTACTACTGCCAGTGCCGAATCCATATAGGCGCCTTTGTTCAATTCTTCCATTTTCAGGAATTGGGAAAGAATGTAATTGCTAGGCCTTTCACTCTTTTCAAACCAATCCGTAAAATGCAGGGCCATAAGAAAGACCCGGTAATCACTCCGCTGTTTTAGAAACAGGAATTTTGGACTCTCATTGATCATACGTTCCATGCTCAGTGGCAAGTCTCGAATGTCTCTTACAAAAGCTGTTTTCCAGGATTTCCCCAAAGTCGGAATATGGAAAAATTCACGGTTTTGTAGCAAGGAATAGGTATTGGTGAATAGATAGCGCAGTTCGGGTACACTGTCGATTCTGCGTTGAAATTGATCAAAGAAACTTAAGATCAGCTCCTCCCGAGTTCTTTCTACTAAAAATTGAGCAGTCGCATCTATCAATTGGGTGCTTGGGAAGATTCCCGTTCCCTGACTTAGAGGCCCAAAGCCTTTAGCCGGAGGAATGACTGGAGGGGGAGGGGGCATTGAAGTAGCAGGGGCATTTGTTTCCGCTACTTCTTCCTCAATACTGTCATCTCCGAGTCCTCGGTCTTTATCATCTGAGGTTGCTTTCTTCCAGGCTGCTCCTACTTTTCTTCTTTCTTGAGAGGGAATCCGTCGAAGAAAACAATTGGCAGTCTCCTGATCTATAACAATACTATCTTCTGCCAGGAAAGCGCTGAAATCATTAGGATAGTCATTTCGACATCTCCGTAATTCCCTATAATACCTTTCAGATACATGAGACTTTAATTCCTGATTGATCGCAATTTCGTCTTTCAATTCCTGGAAACTATTCATAATGTTTTCATCAGGAATCTGCAGGCTATCTCTATCCCCTTGAAATGCCTGATGCAATTCTTGAAGTCGATCGAAGAGTTCCTGTGTAAATATTTTATTCTCTATAAAAATCTGGGGAATCCGTCTCTCAAATATTTCATTGACAGAATCCCGCAAAGATTCAAACCTCATACAAAGGAGCATTTCATCATTGAGCAGGATCAATTCATTGTCCAGAAAAAGCTCATAATCTTCGGGGAAGTCAGGCTCACAAATCAATAAAAAGGGATACTGGGAAGAAGGAACCTTCTGCTGCTTATCCATTCGATTTAGCTGAAACTGATACTGTAAGTCTGCAACAGCCTGAAGGTTTGGGATGAAATTGGTATCGAAAGGGGCTTGATAAAATCGATAGGTATTGAGGATCGATAGGGTATCCACTTCATATCCGGCTTGCAGGTAATCTTGAAAAAGTCCGCTTTCTACATAATCCTTAACCACAGCTTCATTCTTTTGTAAAGAATAAGCCCGGTCAAACAGGACCGTATCTTGAACAGGCTGAGCTTTGAGGTTTTTAAATTTTCTGGCTGCCTCGTTTTCTGAATGTTGAGCGAAAAGTGAATGAGAAAGTATAAACAGGTTAAGCAGGAGTAGGTTCTTTAAACTGCCTTTCATTGTGTGTATCTAATCTGAGACCAATATATGGGAATTTTTTCTTTCCCCCTCTCTACAACGTAATATTCATCTCCAATTGCATAAAGGGTCGAAAAAAAAGACTGGTCTTTCTGAGGTCTTCTTCTCTAAAATTCCTGCCCAGCGTAGAAAATTGTTCCAGTTCGAAAAACTTGAAATTCTGTACCTGGAACTGCCACCAGACATTGAGGTCAAGGCTGGCGGGTTTTCGATGAATAAATCTGATTCCCGTTTGGGGGCCTGTTTGGTGGTAGCGTATGTGAAGGTTTATGGGAGTAAGGATATTGCTGAAATTAGTCATCGAGGTATTCTGAAACCGGAATTGCGAGAAGTGTTTATAGCCTACGTTAAGGAAGAGTCGAGAATTTTCCCATTTGGTAGGTACAAGCAAGCGATTATTGTGATCTAAGAGATAGGTGGTAGTTGTATCCAGGGTAGTTTCAGTAAATGCCTCCCAATTCAGGTAGGAAACATGAATCTCTTTGCGATACAGTTTAGTCTGACTTTCCCATTTATTGTTTGGGCGATATCGAAAGTCGAGTCGGGACTCCAGATTTCGTGTAGATCTATCAGTCAAATTCCTGTCATTGAAGTCTTTTACATTATAGGTGACATAAACATATTGCTCTCCACTCAGGCTGAGTTTGTCGGTCATTTGCCAGCGATAATCAAACTCCATCCGGAGGGTTCTTTGGGTATAATTGTCCTGGCTTCTTTCGGCAAATAGGAAGGCATATTTCCTGACCAGTCCCAGAATCTTGTAGCGGGTTGAGAATTTCCGAGACCAGGTTCCTCGCCATTCAGCGGTAAGGGCATAATTGAGTTCGTCGTGGTCATCGAAGTTCTCCTCTGCCGGGGTATCATATTGAAGGTACCGATTAGAGCCAGTGAGGGAAAGGGTGTGTTTGGTATTTACCGGATATTTGAGGTAGAGTTCTATATTGGTGAGGCGGCGAAAATAATCTTTCTGGCGTTCCCGCAATACCAGTCGATCAAATTCTCTATCCACCAATTGTTGAGAATTCTCCAATTCATAGCTACGGGTGAGGTAGAGGTATTCGTATTTGAAGAAGCCGCTCAATTTTTGAGCAGCCAGGGAGATTTTTTGCTGGGAAAAGATATTGACTTGATTGAATCGAAGGTCATTAAATTCTGCTTCAGGAGCTGTGAATTTTTCATAATCAAACTCCCGGCGGGTAAGCGTCAAGGTATTATTAGATTCCCAGTAAACCCCATCCAATAACTTATAGCTCAGCCCTAATTGCCCACTAACAGTATCAGATTTGATCTTTTCGATGGATTGTAATTTGTAATCATCCAGTTCATTTCCTCCTACCCTCAATCCAAAAGAAAGGGCCGAAAATTCGTTGAAGTTGCGTGAGTAAAAACTGGAGAGCATGATATTTCTCTGGTGTCGGGGACGGATGTACTTGGCTCTTGCCATGCCCCTGATCTGGAGGAAGCTCCCATCTTCAAATCGTTTTTCTGATTCGATGAAAATTGCCGGACTGAGGCCTTTATCCAAAATACCCGAACGCTGATCCCAACTATAGCCGATCAAAGGTTTGATTTCCAGAAAGGGATAGGGTTTAAACTGGACTCCACCATATGCACTATATCTGAAGCTATTGCTATTGAAAAATTGATCACTTTCTATCCAGGAAGTCAACTCCCATTTGGGTTTTAGTTGATAGTATTGCCAGATGTGATTTCGGATGTACAGTTGGACTACGGGATCATCTAGTCTGCTATTGAGAAGATTGTCCAAATACAGTCGCCATTCCAGTCTGTATTTGCCCTTTTTGTAGCGGTGGAAAGACTCCAGGCGGGTGGAAAAAGTGAAATTATTTACTCTACTAAAATTCAGGCGCAAAGATGGCTCGCTCTCCAGAATCTGGGATTGAGAAAAGAGCTGATCTGTCATGCAGAAACAGATCAAGAAACAGTAGATATAAGCTATTCGCAGTGTCAATATGCTCAGGTTTCCTTTGCACCTGACAAAATACCAAGAAAGCCAGAATTTCTAAGGGTTATTTTTGGGTAGGGGAGTTGAATGTCAGCGCAAAGCAATTATTTACATAAACCGCCTGTCCTTGCGAAGGAAGTGAAGCAATCTCCTTCACTTCAAATAGGCTTTTTTGTAGTTAAGGGGATTGCTTTGCCCATTGTACAGGCTCGTAATGACAGGAATGTTTGAGTTAATTAAATTGTCATTCCGAACGAAGTGGAGGAAACTGATGTTTGTTTCTGACTTAAATGGTGGAAAGGCAGAGGGTAAGGTTTAGGCCCCTCAACGGGGCTCGGGGTGACATAGTTGGTTAGGGTTTATTTTACTCCGGACGGAAATCGGGATTGCTGAGGAAATTGGGATCGCTGAAGGTTTTGAGGAAGGCTATCAAATCCTTTTTTCCTTCTTCATCAATCAAAATATTGAGCATGAGGGGATCGCGATTTACATGCGGCTGTCCACCACTTGCGTAGTGGTCAACTACTTCTTCCAGTGTTTGGAATCTGCCGTCATGCATATAGGGAGCTGTATGTTCTATGTTCCGCAAAGTAGGAACTTTAAATTTGCCTACATCTCTGGGGTTCCGGGTGATTTCTCCCAGGCCACGGTCTTCGTAAAACTCATCCAGGGCATTATTTCTGAAGGAACCATTTGCCCTGTCGTCCAGATTAAAGCCTCCATGACAATGGAAGCATTCAGCATGACGAGCATTTGATCTTTCAGCAAAAAACAACTCAAAACCTCTCCGTTCCTGAGCGCTAAAGATCGAGGTATCCTGAGTTGCCAAAAACTGATCATATTTGCTCTCAGAGCTGATAAGGGTTCTTTCAAAAGAAGCCAGGGCTCTTCCTATATGAATAATCGTTGCTGTATCGCCAAAGGCTCTCTTAAAGAGCTTTTGGTACTTATCGCTGGCATTTAATCTCCTCAGGACTTCTTCCTCTGTATTATCCATTTCCAGGGCATCAAATATAGGCCGCGTAGCCTGATCTTCGAGGCTTGGGCTCCGACCATCCCAGAAAAAGCTATTGGCATAGTAGAGATTGACTAAGGCCATAGAATGCCTAAGCGTTTGATTCCCATCAATGCCGGTACTCAGAATCTTGGGATCGGCGAAACTAAGCTCTGGTGGATGACAAGTCGCACAGGAAACGCTTTGATCTCTTGAGAGCAAGGGATCGAAAAAGAGGGCTTTCCCCAAATCAATTTTTGCCTGCGTAAGCGGGTTAGTCGAAGGAATTTCAGGGCTCCGAAAATGATCCGGCACCTCAAGAATGACAGGAGTGGTGTCTACCTCATCCTCCGGAGGTGGTGGAGGCGGAGGATCGGGTTCGCAGGCAATAAGGGAAAAGGCCAATAATATGGCCCCCAGTTTAAAGAGGATATGTAGTTGGCCTTTTCTCAAGTAGTTTATTCTTTTTTACTGAGGGCATTGTTAATGAAATTCTCGGTAATCGCTTTGGCCACGGAGAAAAAATCACCGGTATGGGTGATATTGTCATTGATCATGTCGACAGACTCATTGGCATTGTAAAACATTTTGGTGGGATCAAGATCGAAACCATAGGTATATGTTGCACCATTCTTTACCTCAAATCCATCTGTTGCTCCTTTAAACTCCAGACTACTATAAAGCGTGTCCATTCCGCAGTGATACAAAAATCCCAGATCCATAGGGCCATCCTTGGTATCAGAATCGTCAATAAATCCATCAGCCATGATAAATCTGTATCCGGCATTCCAGGTCCAGTGTTTTCCTCTAAACTCACTTAAAGGATGCTCGGCAGGATAATTAGTGGGGTCAGAGTGGTTAGCAACTTCAGGAACACCAATTCCAAATGAAATCCCCGTATATGTTCCAGCAGGTACATTGAAATTTTGAAAGAGCCTATCACCTTCATTATCGGTTCTCACATCTACCCAGTCATAAAGAATAAACTCAGAGCTATCTGATTCCCGGATGAGTTTCATACTTTCTCCATTTTCCTTAAAAAGGGTTATTTCTGAAACGTAGAAGCTGAAATTTTCAAAATAAAACTTCCTTCCTTCATTATTTTCGAAAACCGGAAAGCCATCTACAGCTTCTCCTGTATCTCCATTTCTGGAAAATGAAAGGGAGAAAATACCGTCTTCTTCGGGTGGATTTTCTTCACAAGCAATAAATGAAAAGGAGAGGGCTAAAATGAGTATGACTATATGTTTTACTTTCATTGTGTTAGTTGAAGGTTAAAAGAATAACTATGTTTTCCCTGTATATGTTAGTGTATTGATTTTATTTTTTACCTAAGCCTTTCTAGCTTCGCGGAGGAGAATATGTAGGGTAAAAAAATATCCCCATCAAAACATCTACAATTTATCAAAATTACCACAATGACTGAAGAACAAAAGTCATTTCAAAGACTAAATGAAATCGTTTTTGAATTGCGGGAGAAATGTCCCTGGGACCGTAAACAGACCAAGGAAAGTCTACGACATTTAACTATAGAGGAGACCTATGAATTAGCTGATGCAATCATTCAGGGAGATTATGAGGAGATCAAAGTAGAATTGGGGGATTTGATGCTCCATTTGTTGTTCTATGCGAGTTTGGCTCAGGATAAAGGGAAGTTCAATATTCATGAAGTTCTGGAAAGTCAGATTGAAAAACTGATCCGACGCCATCCGCATGTCTATGGCGATATGGTAGGGGCATCGGAGGAGCAGATCAAGAAAAACTGGGAAGCGATAAAAGCACAGGAACGAGCCGAATCTGGAAAAGAACGTTTTCAATCGGTTCTGGATGGTGTTCCGGATAGCATGCCATCTTTAATCAAAGCCCATCGTATGCAAGAGAAAGCTGCACAAATGGGATTTGACTGGCCGGATATCGATCAGGTGATGGACAAAGTGCGGGAGGAATTGGAGGAGTTTGCCAGGGCCGAAAGTCCTGCAGAGCGTGCAGACGAGATGGGAGATATCCTCTTTTCCCTTGTGAATTATTGTCGTCATGCAGGAATCAATGCCGAAGATGCCCTGGCCGGTACCAATCAGAAATTTAAAGATCGCTTTCAATTCATGGAAAAGAAAGTGAAAGCGAGTGATCTGAAGTTGCCAGAATTGAGTTTAGAGGAAATGGACAAATATTGGGAAGAGGCAAAGAAAGCTTTAAAAGCCTAGACTATTTTAGCCTCTTCCAATTCAAGGGTCAATCTATTTCGAGTCTCCTCATAGGCTGTTTTTGCTTCTATATAGTCAGCAGCTTTTGAGTTATGTTCAGCAGCATGGGCCAAAAAGGCCAACGTGATGATAAAACCTCCAATAAAGACGATCATTTCTGACAAGTGGCTTGCCCACCCAATTGATGCACACAGGCTTATCAGACCTAAGATACTGTAGAGCTCAGCACTTCTCGAACTAGGTTCCTTGACCTTAGCATTGTTTTTAAGAATGACCAAGGGTTCTTTTGTGATCTCCCACTCTTTCTCCAATTTATATAGCTCATTTTGAAGTTTGTGGATAAGACTTTCCTGATCCAAAGGCTTGGGAGGAGCAACTTTTATAGAGGACGCACAATATGCGCAAGTTAGAAATTGCTTATGGCCTTCAAGTTTAACTGAAGCACCACAATTGTTGCAGGAAACGATAATGGTTTTCATGTGTTGAAACTTTTCTTAAAGACTCATTTTTAGAGAAAAGGTCCAAATTTCGCGCATGAGAGCCTTTACTTATTCTATAGATGCTCTCGCCTTTTCAAGTGCTTCGGTCAATTCCTTTTTTGCTCCCTCATAGTTCGATTTTGCATCTTCATATTTTTCTGCCTTGGAAGTATGATTGCTAGCAAGTGCAAAAAGGATCAGAGAGAAAAACAAGCCGAAGACAAAGAGCATTGCCATCTCAGCCTTGTATGCCCAGATTCCAAAACCCAATAAGACGACCAAACCCAAAAATCCTGTGATCTGTCCTGTTAGGGTAGAAGGTACTTCCAGGCGATTTTCACCGTCCTTGATCATTAGTTCTGCTTCTTGCTTCTCCCATTCTCTTTCCAGGATTTCCAGGTCATTTTGAATTCGAATAATCCGGGTGTCCTGAGCAATCTGGCTAGTTTTTTCATCTATCCCTT includes:
- a CDS encoding cytochrome c peroxidase, translated to MRKGQLHILFKLGAILLAFSLIACEPDPPPPPPPEDEVDTTPVILEVPDHFRSPEIPSTNPLTQAKIDLGKALFFDPLLSRDQSVSCATCHPPELSFADPKILSTGIDGNQTLRHSMALVNLYYANSFFWDGRSPSLEDQATRPIFDALEMDNTEEEVLRRLNASDKYQKLFKRAFGDTATIIHIGRALASFERTLISSESKYDQFLATQDTSIFSAQERRGFELFFAERSNARHAECFHCHGGFNLDDRANGSFRNNALDEFYEDRGLGEITRNPRDVGKFKVPTLRNIEHTAPYMHDGRFQTLEEVVDHYASGGQPHVNRDPLMLNILIDEEGKKDLIAFLKTFSDPNFLSNPDFRPE
- a CDS encoding MbnP family protein yields the protein MKVKHIVILILALSFSFIACEENPPEEDGIFSLSFSRNGDTGEAVDGFPVFENNEGRKFYFENFSFYVSEITLFKENGESMKLIRESDSSEFILYDWVDVRTDNEGDRLFQNFNVPAGTYTGISFGIGVPEVANHSDPTNYPAEHPLSEFRGKHWTWNAGYRFIMADGFIDDSDTKDGPMDLGFLYHCGMDTLYSSLEFKGATDGFEVKNGATYTYGFDLDPTKMFYNANESVDMINDNITHTGDFFSVAKAITENFINNALSKKE
- the mazG gene encoding nucleoside triphosphate pyrophosphohydrolase → MTEEQKSFQRLNEIVFELREKCPWDRKQTKESLRHLTIEETYELADAIIQGDYEEIKVELGDLMLHLLFYASLAQDKGKFNIHEVLESQIEKLIRRHPHVYGDMVGASEEQIKKNWEAIKAQERAESGKERFQSVLDGVPDSMPSLIKAHRMQEKAAQMGFDWPDIDQVMDKVREELEEFARAESPAERADEMGDILFSLVNYCRHAGINAEDALAGTNQKFKDRFQFMEKKVKASDLKLPELSLEEMDKYWEEAKKALKA